A genomic segment from Zonotrichia albicollis isolate bZonAlb1 chromosome 19, bZonAlb1.hap1, whole genome shotgun sequence encodes:
- the GNA13 gene encoding guanine nucleotide-binding protein subunit alpha-13 gives MADFLPSRSALSGCFPGCLLTSGEAEQQRKSKEIDKCLNREKTYVKRLVKILLLGAGESGKSTFLKQMRIIHGQDWDRAAREEFRATIYSNVIKGVRVLVDAREKLHIPWGDPANQSNGDKVMAFDTRAVTVVQGMVETSVFLDYLPAIRALWADSGIQHAYDRRREFQLGESVKYFLDNLDKLGEQDYLPSQQDILLARRPTKGIHEYDFEIKNVPFKMVDVGGQRSERKRWFECFDSVTSILFLVSSSEFDQVLMEDRQTNRLTESLNIFETIVNNRVFSNVSIILFLNKTDLLEEKVQKVSIKDYFPEFEGDPHCLTDVQKFLVDCFRTKRRDQQQKPLYHHFTTAINTENIRLVFRDVKDTILHDNLKQLMLQ, from the exons ATGGCGGATTTCCTGCCGTCCCGCTCCGCGCTGTCCGGCTGCTTCCCCGGCTGCCTCCTCACCAGCGGCGAGGCCGAGCAGCAGCGCAAGTCCAAGGAGATCGACAAGTGCCTCAACCGCGAGAAGACCTACGTGAAGCGCCTCGTCAAGATCCTGCTGCTGGGCGCGGGCGAGAGCGGCAAGTCCACCTTCCTCAAGCAGATGCGGATCATCCACGGGCAGGACTGGGACCGCGCGGCCCGCGAGGAGTTCCGCGCCACCATCTACAGCAACGTGATCAAGG GTGTGCGGGTCCTGGTGGACGCCAGGGAGAAGCTGCACATCCCCTGGGGGGACCCTGCCAACCAGAGCAACGGGGACAAGGTGATGGCCTTCGACACGCGCGCCGTCACCGTGGTGCAGGGCATGGTGGAGACCAGCGTCTTTCTGGACTACCTGCCTGCCATCCGCGCCCTGTGGGCAGACAGCGGCATCCAGCACGCCTATGACAGGCGCAGGGAGTTCCAGCTG GGGGAATCTGTAAAGTATTTCTTGGACAACTTGGATAAACTTGGAGAACAA GATTACCTTCCCTCGCAGCAAGACATCCTGCTGGCACGAAGGCCCACCAAGGGGATTCACGAGTACGACTTTGAAATCAAAAATGTCCCTTTCAAGATGGTCGACGTGGGCGGCCAGAGGTCGGAGCGGAAGCGATGGTTCGAGTGCTTTGACAGTGTCACATCCATTTTGTTCCTGGTGTCCTCCAGTGAGTTTGACCAAGTGCTGATGGAGGACAGGCAGACGAATCGCCTGACGGAGTCCCTGAACATTTTTGAAACGATAGTCAACAACCGGGTGTTCAGCAACGTCTCCATCATCCTCTTCTTGAACAAAACGGACTTGCTTGAGGAAAAAGTACAGAAAGTCAGCATCAAAGACTATTTCCCAGAGTTTGAAGGGGATCCCCACTGCTTAACAGATGTGCAGAAATTCCTGGTGGATTGTTTTCGCACGAAACGCCGGGACCAGCAGCAGAAGCCGCTGTACCACCACTTCACCACTGCCATTAACACAGAGAACATCCGGCTAGTGTTCCGTGACGTTAAAGACACCATCCTGCACGACAACCTCAAGCAGCTGATGCTACAGTGA